One Scylla paramamosain isolate STU-SP2022 chromosome 7, ASM3559412v1, whole genome shotgun sequence DNA window includes the following coding sequences:
- the LOC135102439 gene encoding protein disulfide-isomerase A5-like produces MRRSVILLALLCGAVVVSLAAKSQSYVESVSDPKEWKKLLRTRTNILVLYTRGKVKQEINLVFTEVSRELRGTATLVHIDCSGEGKKLCKKNKVEPVSYVLKHYKDGDFHKDYDRRETIQSMSTFLRDPSGDIPWDEDEQGVDVVHINDVNALTKLLKKERSFMMMFYAPWCGFCKRLKPDYSMAATELKDTHTLVAMDVNKPENSAARIKYNITGFPTLMYFEDGAPKYTYEGENNKAGIVAFMKNPGKAPEKPKEEVWSDTPSDVIHLTDATFHEFVKGEASVLVMFYAPWCGHCKRMKPEYTSAATLLKERGIMGKLAAVDTTKETKLGTEFSIKGYPTIKYFRNGEFAFDVSSAREKDKILEFMADPKEPPPPPPPEKPWSEVESSVVHLTDENYKSFLKKKKHVLVMFYAPWCGHCKKAKPEFMNAADRFSDDPKVEFAAVDCTTFQTLCSTNDVSGYPTFKYFNYYKNTKPYNGGRTEIDFVKFMEDPENPLSGSPPPPPSPQEEWASVQGGELIHHLTEATFDTFISNKETLVMFYAPWCGHCKAMKDDFGQAAVELAAEGKMGVLATVDATVERSLATRFQIHGFPTLKFFRHGHLVTEYNRSRKSADIVGFMRNPPLNGKDEL; encoded by the exons GAATGGAAAAAACTTTTAAGAACTCGCACAAACATTTTAGTGTTATATACTAGAGGTAAAGTCAAGCAGGAAATCAACCTGGTGTTTACTGAGGTGTCCCGAGAACTGCGAGGAACTGCCACTTTGGTTCACATTGACTGTAGTGG ggaggggaaaaagttGTGCAAAAAGAACAAAGTGGAGCCAGTTTCATATGTTTTGAAGCACTACAAGGATGGAGACTTTCACAAGGACTATGACCGTCGTGAAACCATCCAGTCAATGTCCACCTTCCTGCGGGATCCATCAGGGGATATCCCTTGGGATGAAGATGAGCAAGGGGTGGATGTGGTGCACATCAATGATGTTAAT GCTCTCACAAAACTCTTGAAAAAAGAGCGATCATTTATGATGATGTTTTATGCCCCATGGTGTGGGTTTTGTAAGCGTCTGAAGCCAGACTACTCGATGGCTGCCACGGAACTCAAGGATACGCACACTTTGGTGGCAATGGATGTCAACAAACCAGAGAACTCAGCTGCCAGGATAAAATACAACATTACTGGCTTTCCAACACTAATGTACTTTGa AGACGGAGCACCCAAATATACCTATGAGGGGGAAAATAACAAGGCTGGCATTGTAGCTTTCATGAAGAACCCTGGCAAAGCCCCAGAGAAGCCCAAGGAAGAAGTGTGGTCAGACACCCCAAGTGATGTCATTCACCTTACAGATGCCACCTTCCATGAATTTGTAAAG GGAGAGGCGTCAGTGTTAGTGATGTTCTATGCTCCCTGGTGTGGCCATTGCAAGCGTATGAAGCCAGAGTACACATCAGCCGCCACACTACTCAAGGAGAGAGGA ATTATGGGTAAGCTAGCAGCAGTGGATACCACCAAGGAGACAAAACTGGGAACTGAATTTAGCATCAAGGGCTATCCAACCATCAAATATTTCAGGAATGGGGAATTTGCCTTTGATGTGTCCTCAGCACGGGAGAAAGACAAAATTCTGGAGTTCATGGCAGATCCCAAG gagccccctccaccaccaccaccagagaagCCATGGTCAGAGGTTGAGTCATCTGTGGTTCATCTGACTGATGAAAACTATAAGTCCTTcctcaagaagaaaaaacatgtcCTGGTCATGTTTTATGCCCCAT GGTGTGGTCACTGTAAGAAGGCCAAGCCTGAATTTATGAATGCAGCAGACAGGTTCTCAGATGATCCCAAGGTTGAGTTTGCAGCAGTAGACTGCACCACTTTCCAGACCCTGTGCAGCACCAATGATGTCAGTGGTTACCCAACCTTCAAATACTTTAACTACTATAAAAACACAAAGCCCTACAACGGAGGTCGAACG GAGATAGACTTCGTTAAGTTTATGGAAGATCCAGAGAATCCCTTAAGTgggtctcctcctccaccaccctcaccacaggAGGAGTGGGCATCAGTGCAGGGTGGTGAACTCATCCACCACCTGACAGAAGCCACCTTCGACACATTCATCAGTAACAAGGAAACACTAGTTATGTTCTATGCACCCT ggtGTGGTCATTGTAAAGCCATGAAGGACGACTTTGGCCAGGCAGCTGTAGAGCTTGCAGCTGAGGGTAAAATGGGGGTGCTGGCCACAGTTGATGCCACTGTGGAACGCAGTCTGGCCACTCGCTTCCAGATACATGGTTTCCCCACTCTCAAATTCTTTAGACATGGCCATCTGGTCACTGAGTACAACCGTAGCCGCAAGTCTGCTGATATTGTGGGATTTATGAGAAATCCACCCTTAAATGGAAAAGATGAGCTATAG